In a genomic window of Deinococcus metalli:
- a CDS encoding metallophosphoesterase family protein — MGGVRLLLLSDIHANHTALQAVLSDAEARKYDQVIHLGDALGYGPHPREVLDTLRDLDAVCIMGNHDHMLLEYADGTRPVKDSVVSVALKYQLERLSERDVAWVRTWRDGVDDPDIGARYRHGTPTSLDEYTDSVTAAREAFAQWHGRLAFVGHTHVPAVYATLNAPVGEWIKMQLFQDGGSYLVPPSTRVILNPGSVGQPRDGNPRASYAVFDSVRMHYEVFRVQYDIERAQEAALEAGLPQVLAARLAVGK, encoded by the coding sequence ATCGGTGGCGTGCGGCTCCTGCTGCTTTCCGACATCCACGCGAACCACACCGCGCTCCAGGCGGTGCTCAGCGACGCTGAGGCCCGCAAATACGACCAGGTGATCCACCTGGGCGACGCGCTGGGCTACGGCCCGCATCCGCGCGAGGTGCTTGACACGCTGCGCGACCTGGACGCTGTGTGCATCATGGGCAACCACGACCACATGCTGCTCGAGTACGCCGACGGCACGCGGCCCGTCAAGGACAGCGTGGTGTCGGTGGCCCTCAAGTACCAGCTCGAGCGGCTGTCCGAGCGTGACGTCGCGTGGGTCCGGACGTGGCGCGACGGTGTGGACGACCCGGACATCGGCGCGCGCTACCGCCACGGCACGCCCACCAGCCTCGACGAGTACACCGACTCCGTCACGGCCGCCCGCGAGGCCTTTGCGCAGTGGCACGGGCGCCTGGCCTTCGTCGGGCACACCCACGTGCCCGCCGTGTACGCCACCCTGAACGCTCCGGTCGGCGAGTGGATCAAGATGCAGCTGTTCCAGGACGGCGGCAGCTACCTCGTGCCGCCCAGCACCCGCGTGATCCTGAACCCCGGCAGCGTGGGCCAGCCGCGCGACGGCAACCCCAGGGCGAGCTACGCGGTGTTTGACTCGGTGCGCATGCACTACGAGGTGTTCCGCGTGCAGTACGACATCGAGCGCGCGCAGGAAGCGGCCCTGGAGGCCGGGCTGCCGCAGGTGCTCGCCGCCCGGCTGGCCGTCGGGAAGTAG
- the trpS gene encoding tryptophan--tRNA ligase, whose amino-acid sequence MSRVFSGIQPTGEPHIGNYFGAMQNYVKLGQDYGKNSIYCVVDLHALTNPNAFDPALLAQRTLDMAVANFAVGLDPAQVTFFVQSQVPEHQELSWVLTNITPVGELERMTQYKDKAGQLESVPAGLLMYPVLMAADILLYKADTVPVGEDQTQHIELTREIARKFNHTFGETFPEPRAVNNKQALRIPGVDGHGKMSKSKGEQSTIGLFEPLDSIWAKLRVAPTDPARVRRTDPGDPDVCLVGDYHKLFSDDQTLRTVYDGCRSAGIGCVDCKKLLMTGIEEHLSPIQARGEALRADLDSVRDALAQGTREARAIAAPVMEEVRSKVGFLRP is encoded by the coding sequence ATGTCGCGCGTGTTTTCAGGAATCCAGCCGACCGGCGAGCCCCACATCGGCAACTACTTTGGGGCCATGCAGAACTATGTGAAGCTCGGCCAGGACTACGGCAAGAACTCCATCTACTGCGTGGTCGACCTGCACGCCCTGACCAACCCGAACGCGTTCGACCCGGCGCTGCTCGCGCAGCGGACGCTGGACATGGCGGTGGCGAACTTCGCGGTGGGCCTCGATCCCGCCCAGGTCACGTTCTTCGTGCAGTCGCAGGTGCCGGAGCACCAGGAACTGTCGTGGGTGCTCACCAACATCACGCCGGTCGGTGAACTGGAACGCATGACGCAGTACAAGGACAAGGCCGGGCAGCTCGAGAGTGTGCCGGCGGGCCTGCTGATGTATCCGGTGCTGATGGCCGCCGACATCCTGCTGTACAAGGCCGACACCGTGCCGGTGGGCGAGGACCAGACCCAGCACATCGAGCTGACGCGCGAGATCGCCCGCAAGTTCAACCACACCTTCGGGGAGACCTTCCCGGAACCCCGGGCCGTGAACAACAAACAGGCGCTGCGGATTCCCGGCGTGGACGGGCACGGCAAGATGAGCAAGAGCAAGGGGGAGCAGAGCACCATCGGCCTGTTCGAGCCGCTGGACTCGATCTGGGCGAAGCTGCGCGTGGCCCCCACAGACCCGGCCCGCGTGCGCCGCACCGACCCAGGCGATCCGGACGTGTGCCTGGTGGGCGACTACCACAAGCTGTTCTCCGACGACCAGACGCTGCGTACCGTGTACGACGGCTGCCGCAGCGCCGGCATCGGCTGCGTGGACTGCAAGAAGCTGCTGATGACCGGCATCGAGGAACACCTCTCGCCCATCCAGGCCCGCGGCGAGGCGCTGCGCGCGGACCTGGACTCGGTACGCGACGCGCTGGCGCAGGGCACGCGGGAAGCGCGGGCCATCGCCGCGCCGGTCATGGAGGAAGTCCGCAGCAAGGTCGGGTTCCTGAGGCCGTGA
- a CDS encoding segregation/condensation protein A, translated as MVAPGPVPPGALPATFTVTLPVFTGSLTELAGALRAGRVLPGAVPLLRLTRDVLAWAQGVSGPDGAHTELLPALAGVIALKARLLLPPPEPDDLPPEPDELLEELVEGVEALAELDALVSFLASRRREREGLLPGRPVPVNLPRRERPRNPQGSLAKLVKAAQNAVRQVEVPLLSRERLTLVDALGALRAFGRRLRTFTFRGVPTQDWGERTTYFAALLEGVKEGSFRAQQDEVYGDIAIASHLEGD; from the coding sequence GTGGTGGCGCCCGGCCCGGTCCCCCCCGGCGCGCTGCCCGCCACCTTCACGGTCACGCTGCCGGTCTTCACGGGTAGCCTGACGGAGCTGGCAGGAGCGCTGCGGGCCGGCCGCGTGCTGCCCGGCGCGGTGCCACTGCTGCGCCTCACGCGTGACGTGCTGGCGTGGGCGCAGGGCGTGAGCGGACCGGACGGCGCGCACACCGAATTGCTGCCCGCCCTGGCCGGTGTGATCGCCCTCAAGGCGCGGCTGCTGCTGCCGCCGCCCGAACCCGACGACCTGCCTCCCGAACCCGACGAACTGCTGGAGGAACTCGTGGAGGGCGTGGAGGCGCTGGCGGAGCTGGACGCGCTGGTGAGCTTTCTGGCCTCCCGGCGCCGCGAACGCGAGGGCCTGCTGCCGGGGCGTCCGGTGCCGGTGAACCTGCCGCGCCGCGAGCGGCCCCGCAACCCGCAGGGCAGCCTGGCGAAACTCGTGAAGGCCGCGCAGAACGCGGTGCGGCAGGTGGAGGTGCCCCTGCTGTCCCGCGAGCGCCTCACGCTGGTGGACGCGCTGGGCGCGCTGCGGGCCTTCGGGCGGCGGCTGCGGACCTTCACGTTCCGGGGCGTTCCCACGCAGGACTGGGGCGAGCGCACCACCTACTTCGCCGCGCTGCTCGAGGGCGTCAAGGAGGGCAGTTTCCGCGCGCAGCAAGACGAGGTCTACGGCGACATCGCGATCGCCTCGCACCTGGAGGGCGACTAG
- a CDS encoding DNA polymerase III subunit delta', protein MSGGVPTSPATLHPQVLEQADAFRGNALLLSGPARVGKLAVARAIAAAQNCTGARGPGGEACGACPSCRAMAAGSHPDVLLVEPRATTATGKAARRKLIPIGAVLEARDKAHDYEVHVFEFLEVRPTHRRRVVIVNGAEHLGAEAANALLKLVEEPPHRALFLFLAEDMRAVLPTIASRSARVNVSPASDRAVERAMTVAGHAPDADLVEFAAGRAGVLDDVERVRGALQDARDLGAALPEGLLPALEAAEALEKRFDPAWHPEALRFTWRHHPAHQRARADSALDALQGALEAYASPSLAFQVFALALRDALDLA, encoded by the coding sequence GTGAGCGGCGGCGTGCCGACCTCGCCGGCCACCCTGCACCCGCAGGTGCTGGAACAGGCCGATGCCTTCCGCGGCAACGCCCTGCTGCTGAGCGGCCCGGCCCGCGTGGGCAAGCTCGCGGTGGCCCGCGCCATCGCCGCTGCGCAGAACTGCACGGGGGCGCGTGGTCCCGGCGGCGAGGCCTGCGGCGCGTGCCCGTCGTGCCGCGCCATGGCGGCCGGCAGCCACCCCGACGTGCTGCTGGTCGAGCCGCGCGCCACCACCGCCACCGGCAAGGCGGCCCGCCGCAAGCTGATTCCCATCGGCGCGGTGCTGGAGGCCCGAGACAAGGCCCACGACTACGAGGTGCACGTCTTCGAATTTCTGGAGGTGCGGCCCACCCACCGCCGCCGCGTGGTGATCGTGAACGGCGCCGAGCACTTGGGAGCCGAGGCGGCGAACGCCCTGCTGAAGCTGGTGGAGGAGCCCCCTCACCGCGCGCTGTTCCTTTTTCTGGCCGAGGACATGCGCGCGGTGCTGCCCACCATCGCCAGCCGCAGCGCCCGCGTGAACGTGTCGCCCGCCAGCGACCGCGCCGTTGAGCGCGCCATGACCGTCGCGGGGCACGCGCCGGACGCCGATCTGGTCGAGTTCGCCGCCGGGCGGGCCGGCGTGCTGGACGACGTGGAGCGCGTGCGCGGCGCCCTTCAGGACGCCCGCGACCTCGGCGCGGCGCTGCCGGAGGGCCTGCTGCCCGCCCTGGAGGCCGCCGAGGCGCTGGAGAAGCGCTTCGATCCCGCGTGGCACCCGGAGGCGCTGCGCTTCACGTGGCGCCACCACCCCGCCCACCAGCGCGCCCGCGCGGACAGCGCCCTCGACGCGCTGCAAGGGGCGCTGGAGGCCTACGCCAGCCCCAGCCTGGCCTTCCAGGTGTTCGCGCTGGCCCTGCGCGACGCCCTGGACCTGGCGTAG
- a CDS encoding DoxX family protein — protein MRATPGRLLPPTLPRSAVVLAALFVVAGAAHLVRPEIFDRIVPPGLPLAARSATLMSGVAEIAGGVGLLHPATRPAARWGLLALLVAVFPANIFMAQHPERFGLPAWALWARLPLQPLLMWAVWRAGRRPGTQR, from the coding sequence ATGCGCGCCACCCCTGGCCGCCTGCTCCCGCCCACCCTACCCCGGTCGGCGGTGGTGCTGGCGGCCCTGTTCGTGGTCGCGGGCGCGGCGCATCTGGTCCGGCCCGAGATCTTCGACCGGATCGTGCCGCCGGGCCTCCCGCTGGCCGCGCGCAGCGCCACGCTGATGAGCGGCGTCGCCGAGATTGCGGGCGGCGTGGGGCTCCTCCACCCCGCGACCCGGCCGGCGGCCCGCTGGGGCCTGCTGGCCCTGCTGGTCGCGGTGTTCCCCGCAAATATCTTCATGGCGCAGCACCCCGAGCGCTTCGGACTGCCCGCGTGGGCGCTGTGGGCGCGGCTGCCCCTCCAGCCGCTGCTGATGTGGGCCGTGTGGCGGGCCGGCCGGCGACCGGGCACCCAGCGCTGA
- a CDS encoding carbon-nitrogen hydrolase family protein, translated as MTVIRVAVAAYPVDFHPDWAAYEAKVTAWVHDAAAQGAALLVFPEYGALELVSLLPPELHHDVLAMRPALQAWLPDFLDLHARLARQHGVGIVAASYPVAAAGGYVNRAHVIGPDGAVSWQDKLMMTRFEDEEWHISPGHGTRVFELGGVTFGVAICYDSEFPQLARTLAEAGADVLVVPSFTGSRHGYTRVRVGSMARALEGQCYALHAPLIADAAWTYAVEDAHGMSAIYAPADNGLPADGVVAQGEWNAPGWLVHDLDLALTRTVRVDGHVLNWRDRVAAQERPTAPETVTLAVPVRG; from the coding sequence ATGACGGTCATCCGTGTGGCAGTGGCAGCGTACCCGGTGGACTTCCACCCGGACTGGGCGGCGTACGAGGCGAAGGTCACGGCGTGGGTGCACGACGCCGCGGCCCAGGGCGCCGCGCTGCTGGTGTTCCCGGAGTACGGCGCGCTGGAACTCGTCAGTCTGCTGCCCCCGGAGCTGCACCACGACGTGCTGGCGATGCGGCCCGCGCTCCAGGCGTGGCTGCCGGATTTCCTCGACCTGCACGCCCGGCTCGCGCGGCAGCATGGCGTGGGCATCGTCGCGGCGAGCTACCCGGTCGCGGCGGCGGGCGGCTACGTGAACCGCGCGCATGTGATCGGCCCGGACGGCGCGGTGTCGTGGCAGGACAAGCTGATGATGACCCGCTTCGAGGACGAGGAGTGGCACATCTCGCCCGGCCACGGCACGCGGGTCTTCGAGCTGGGCGGCGTGACCTTCGGCGTCGCCATCTGCTACGACAGCGAGTTTCCGCAGCTGGCCCGCACCCTCGCGGAGGCCGGGGCGGACGTGCTGGTCGTGCCGTCTTTCACCGGCTCGCGCCACGGGTACACGCGCGTGCGGGTGGGCAGCATGGCCCGCGCGCTGGAGGGCCAGTGCTACGCGCTGCACGCCCCGCTGATCGCGGACGCCGCGTGGACCTACGCCGTCGAGGACGCGCACGGCATGAGCGCCATCTACGCGCCCGCCGACAACGGCCTGCCGGCGGACGGCGTGGTGGCGCAGGGCGAATGGAACGCACCCGGGTGGCTGGTGCACGACCTCGACCTCGCGCTCACCCGGACCGTGCGGGTGGACGGGCACGTCCTGAACTGGCGCGACCGCGTGGCGGCCCAGGAGCGTCCCACCGCCCCCGAGACGGTCACGCTGGCCGTGCCGGTCCGTGGCTGA
- a CDS encoding 5-formyltetrahydrofolate cyclo-ligase, which yields MTVDMAPPTTAGAYREHVWTALLRARACGHPLPPHGHHPNFTHARRAAQHLLTHPDVAGLRTLVVGPDRALRPLRQLALRAGVVLYVPHQHRAGWYWRLTDVAGARLSAMAAVGEAVREPTGAQAAVVACVAVDRAGARLGKGFGWGTRGLGLGVPEYTLAHLRMLAARLPCPPDSHVALIGTPGGVIAARPAPDV from the coding sequence ATGACGGTGGACATGGCCCCGCCGACCACGGCGGGCGCGTACCGCGAACACGTGTGGACGGCGCTGCTGCGCGCCCGCGCGTGCGGCCACCCGCTGCCGCCGCACGGCCACCACCCCAACTTCACGCACGCGCGCCGGGCCGCGCAGCACCTGCTGACCCACCCGGACGTCGCGGGCCTGCGCACGCTGGTCGTGGGGCCGGACCGCGCGCTGCGCCCACTGCGCCAGCTGGCGCTCCGCGCGGGCGTGGTGCTGTACGTGCCGCACCAGCACCGGGCCGGGTGGTACTGGCGGCTGACCGACGTGGCCGGGGCGCGCCTGTCGGCCATGGCCGCGGTGGGCGAGGCCGTCCGCGAGCCCACGGGCGCCCAGGCGGCGGTGGTCGCGTGCGTGGCCGTGGACCGCGCGGGCGCGCGGCTCGGCAAGGGCTTCGGCTGGGGCACGCGGGGCCTGGGCCTGGGCGTGCCGGAGTACACGCTGGCGCACCTGCGGATGCTTGCGGCGCGGCTGCCGTGCCCGCCGGACTCGCACGTCGCCCTGATCGGCACTCCCGGCGGGGTAATTGCCGCGCGCCCGGCGCCGGACGTGTGA
- a CDS encoding SIS domain-containing protein, protein MTASASTLITLLETLGGSYAGPTKPDSGPHGLVGTGEGTLAAHLAQTLVPAGLARSGTQFVLGSPDARSAATDYADLAEVAGATVRRASTGGLPGEIDVLIPGGPLATYHFAQYVAYASGHADDARAADTVISDLAARCAAHVQEGNPARDLAWSVWGRQPLLLAAPDADALPHAWQQVLARVGKTLAIPLLGDPLSLSTGAFEARHEKGDAKVAVILGDADDTLLLAREILETRIDEVIHVPYPEGAQGYAGHLGLWYFGVWVAVYLAERYGVSPTDLDVLARAQRVLAGDENRDAQLSAPRDDLRRSGPAAGWDGDEPGFDVDDLDDADDED, encoded by the coding sequence ATGACCGCATCCGCCTCGACCCTGATCACCCTGCTCGAAACGCTGGGCGGCAGTTACGCCGGCCCCACCAAGCCCGACAGCGGCCCCCACGGCCTGGTCGGCACCGGCGAGGGCACCTTGGCCGCGCACCTCGCGCAGACGCTGGTGCCCGCCGGCCTCGCCCGCAGCGGCACGCAGTTCGTGCTGGGCAGCCCCGACGCCCGCAGCGCCGCCACCGACTACGCCGACCTCGCGGAGGTCGCGGGGGCCACCGTGCGCCGCGCCAGCACCGGCGGCCTGCCCGGCGAGATCGACGTCCTGATTCCCGGCGGCCCCCTGGCGACCTACCACTTCGCGCAGTACGTCGCGTACGCCAGCGGCCACGCCGACGACGCCCGCGCGGCGGATACCGTGATCTCGGACCTCGCGGCCCGCTGCGCCGCGCACGTGCAGGAGGGCAACCCCGCCCGCGACCTGGCGTGGAGCGTGTGGGGCCGCCAGCCGCTGCTGCTGGCCGCACCCGACGCCGACGCCCTGCCGCACGCGTGGCAGCAGGTCCTGGCCCGTGTGGGCAAGACCCTGGCGATCCCGCTGCTGGGCGATCCTCTCTCGCTCAGCACCGGCGCGTTCGAGGCCCGGCACGAGAAGGGCGACGCGAAGGTGGCGGTGATCCTGGGCGACGCCGACGACACCCTGTTGCTCGCCCGCGAGATCCTGGAAACGCGCATCGACGAGGTGATCCACGTGCCCTACCCGGAGGGCGCGCAGGGATACGCCGGGCACCTGGGCCTGTGGTACTTCGGCGTGTGGGTGGCGGTGTACCTGGCCGAGCGCTACGGCGTGAGCCCCACCGACCTGGACGTGCTGGCCCGCGCGCAGCGGGTGCTGGCAGGTGACGAGAACCGCGACGCCCAGCTGAGCGCGCCGCGCGACGACCTGCGCCGCAGCGGCCCCGCGGCCGGCTGGGATGGAGACGAGCCCGGCTTCGACGTGGACGACCTCGACGACGCGGACGACGAGGACTGA
- a CDS encoding DinB family protein — protein sequence MTSPRSKLLVPTILTVAGVGVAAGAAYLARQRKGDVKDFVVSRVLEAPAGRSSYTDLAQSLERAGGHLAGRAERAADTPANRDVLAHIITIERWGQSRLRVALRERAYVRDESGAYRPPAALSLDELRALLSSTRAGTVDLARQLHRHPPQDDVTVDHNSLGPLTAKAWLRYLTQHADLESRRLRGGQDTAHVAEHSLS from the coding sequence ATGACGTCACCCCGCAGCAAGCTCCTGGTTCCCACCATCCTGACCGTCGCGGGTGTCGGTGTCGCGGCGGGCGCGGCGTACCTGGCGCGGCAACGCAAGGGGGACGTGAAGGACTTCGTGGTGTCGCGCGTGCTGGAGGCCCCGGCCGGGCGCAGCTCGTACACGGACCTCGCGCAGAGCCTGGAGCGCGCAGGGGGTCACCTCGCGGGCCGCGCCGAACGCGCCGCCGACACCCCCGCCAACCGTGACGTGCTCGCGCACATCATCACCATCGAGCGCTGGGGGCAGAGCCGGCTGCGCGTGGCGCTGCGCGAGCGGGCGTATGTCCGCGACGAGTCGGGCGCGTACCGGCCCCCGGCCGCGCTGTCCCTGGACGAGCTGCGCGCCCTGCTGTCCAGCACGCGGGCCGGCACGGTGGACCTCGCGCGACAGCTGCACCGCCACCCGCCGCAGGACGACGTGACGGTGGACCACAACAGCCTGGGGCCGCTGACGGCCAAGGCGTGGCTGCGCTACCTGACGCAGCACGCGGACCTGGAAAGCCGGCGCCTGCGCGGCGGTCAGGACACCGCGCACGTGGCGGAACACTCGCTGTCCTGA
- a CDS encoding peptidylprolyl isomerase — MKRKPLVNGLLIVLAILLVAGMAYQFTPALQSGSLFGSKQTGTPALTVNGQTITAEELEAVKTSNAVLGSVDTGVLADDFKTYIVQSKVREKLITEAVQDIKVSRDDVNADVKKIREQNQLTDNKAWTDALQSRGFTDSSFREQVRASLAYQRKVDDLKKAAPAATDAEAKAYYDLNPQAFQSDARIVGRQIVVTDKAKAAALLAQVKGGADFAKLAGENNAAADFKDRGGALGPIESGAPRPVAQVALPTEVGPAAFALTQGGVTDVIASGGKFYIVKVEKYLAPAPKPYADAKTDAMTAVSEEKKNAALETWIAGLEKGVKIEFMDPNWKVENPTVATVAGQDISYSEVLEQVVNNQQFSQLLQQVPAEQAAGLVNGILKPQVVQQLIQGYAAPSIAQKLKLDLAGSRQEVAAGLAAYGARDVKVTDADIQAFYDQNKSQFETPASGTVAEASFKDQAKAVAFQSGWNGSGSFTGAATKGGGTVSEHGAVTAGDGKLGAELNAAVFTAKTLRTAGEGSLSDVVKVGDRYSVLYVTDLKAAATQPLSAVRSQIETQVLASKKQEAGQKFLSEQVATLKPVDKLKDVLAAQAKRVAAATPKTTTPATGSGAATPGSATPATPGSGSAPATSTPETK, encoded by the coding sequence GTGAAGCGAAAACCACTCGTGAACGGTCTGCTGATCGTTCTCGCCATCCTGCTGGTGGCCGGCATGGCCTACCAGTTCACGCCGGCCCTGCAAAGCGGCTCGCTGTTCGGCAGCAAGCAGACCGGTACCCCCGCCCTGACTGTGAACGGCCAGACCATCACCGCCGAGGAACTCGAAGCGGTCAAGACCAGCAACGCCGTGCTGGGCAGCGTGGACACCGGCGTGCTGGCCGACGACTTCAAGACCTACATCGTGCAGAGCAAGGTGCGCGAGAAGCTGATCACGGAGGCAGTCCAGGACATCAAGGTCAGCCGCGACGACGTGAACGCCGACGTCAAGAAGATCCGCGAGCAGAACCAGCTGACCGACAACAAGGCCTGGACCGACGCCCTGCAGAGCCGCGGCTTCACGGACTCCTCATTCCGCGAGCAGGTGCGCGCCAGCCTGGCATACCAGCGCAAGGTGGACGACCTGAAGAAGGCCGCGCCGGCCGCCACCGACGCCGAGGCCAAGGCGTACTACGACCTCAACCCGCAGGCCTTCCAGAGTGACGCGCGCATTGTGGGCCGACAGATCGTCGTGACCGACAAGGCCAAGGCGGCGGCGCTGCTGGCGCAGGTCAAGGGCGGCGCGGACTTCGCCAAGCTGGCCGGCGAGAACAACGCGGCGGCCGACTTCAAGGACCGCGGCGGCGCGCTGGGGCCCATCGAGAGCGGCGCGCCCCGGCCGGTCGCGCAGGTGGCGCTGCCCACCGAGGTCGGCCCGGCCGCCTTCGCCCTCACGCAGGGCGGCGTGACGGACGTGATCGCCAGCGGCGGGAAGTTCTACATCGTCAAGGTCGAAAAATACCTGGCGCCCGCGCCCAAGCCCTACGCCGACGCCAAGACCGACGCCATGACGGCCGTGAGCGAGGAGAAGAAGAACGCCGCGCTGGAAACGTGGATCGCGGGCCTGGAAAAGGGCGTGAAGATCGAGTTCATGGACCCCAACTGGAAGGTCGAGAACCCCACAGTCGCCACCGTCGCCGGCCAGGACATTTCCTACTCCGAGGTGCTGGAGCAGGTCGTGAACAACCAGCAGTTCTCGCAGCTGCTGCAGCAGGTGCCGGCCGAGCAGGCCGCCGGGCTGGTCAACGGCATCCTCAAGCCGCAGGTCGTGCAGCAGCTCATCCAGGGCTACGCCGCGCCCAGCATCGCCCAGAAACTCAAACTCGACCTGGCGGGCAGCCGGCAGGAAGTCGCGGCCGGGCTCGCCGCCTACGGCGCGCGGGACGTGAAGGTGACAGACGCCGACATCCAGGCGTTCTACGACCAGAACAAGTCGCAGTTCGAGACGCCCGCCAGCGGCACGGTGGCCGAGGCGAGCTTCAAGGACCAGGCCAAGGCGGTCGCGTTCCAGAGTGGCTGGAACGGCAGCGGCAGCTTCACCGGCGCGGCCACCAAGGGCGGCGGCACCGTCAGCGAGCACGGCGCCGTGACGGCCGGCGACGGCAAGCTGGGCGCCGAGCTGAACGCCGCCGTGTTCACCGCCAAGACGCTGCGCACCGCGGGCGAGGGCAGCCTCAGCGACGTGGTGAAGGTCGGTGACCGCTACTCGGTGCTGTACGTGACGGACCTCAAGGCCGCCGCCACCCAGCCTCTGAGCGCCGTGCGCTCGCAGATCGAGACGCAGGTGCTGGCCAGCAAGAAGCAGGAGGCCGGCCAGAAGTTCCTGAGCGAGCAGGTCGCCACGCTCAAGCCCGTGGACAAGCTCAAGGACGTGCTGGCCGCGCAGGCCAAGCGCGTCGCGGCCGCCACGCCCAAGACGACCACGCCCGCCACCGGCAGCGGCGCGGCCACGCCGGGCAGCGCCACCCCCGCCACGCCCGGGTCGGGCAGCGCGCCGGCCACCAGCACCCCCGAAACGAAGTAG
- a CDS encoding GNAT family N-acetyltransferase — protein MAEPGAVVRVLTAADAPAYRAVRLAALRSDPLAFLTTADEFAARPLDSVAARLEPTERTVTLGAFVDGALVGLLTLAREEAAIMAHRVNVYGVSVAPGARGRGVGDALVRAAIAHVRAWPGVATLNLAVMDTQGSARRLYERHGFRVWGRQPDAVRRDGLVLAEDWMTLSV, from the coding sequence GTGGCTGAACCCGGCGCCGTGGTGCGCGTCCTGACGGCCGCCGACGCGCCCGCGTACCGCGCGGTGCGCCTCGCCGCCCTGCGCAGCGATCCGCTCGCCTTCCTGACCACCGCCGACGAGTTCGCGGCCCGGCCTCTGGACAGCGTTGCCGCGCGCCTGGAGCCGACGGAACGGACGGTCACCCTCGGCGCGTTCGTGGACGGCGCGCTGGTGGGCCTGCTGACGCTGGCACGCGAGGAGGCCGCGATCATGGCGCACCGGGTGAATGTGTACGGCGTGTCCGTCGCGCCCGGTGCCCGTGGGCGCGGCGTGGGGGACGCGCTGGTCCGCGCGGCCATCGCCCACGTCCGTGCGTGGCCCGGCGTGGCCACCCTGAACCTCGCCGTGATGGACACGCAGGGCAGTGCCCGGCGCCTGTACGAACGCCACGGCTTCCGGGTGTGGGGCCGGCAGCCGGACGCCGTGCGGCGCGACGGCCTCGTCCTCGCCGAGGACTGGATGACCCTGAGCGTATAA